One segment of Cervus canadensis isolate Bull #8, Minnesota chromosome 32, ASM1932006v1, whole genome shotgun sequence DNA contains the following:
- the SOX8 gene encoding transcription factor SOX-8, with the protein MGSRAEGGALWPPLKETCCGSPRGDRSPAAAAAANGLGSGHRTATSGPRAAAAQRPSTRCSSPVRASPRAAPMLDMSEARAQPPCSPSGTASSMSHVEDSDSDAPPSPAGSEGLGRAAGAGGGGRGDAAEAADERFPACIRDAVSQVLKGYDWSLVPMPVRGGGGGALKAKPHVKRPMNAFMVWAQAARRKLADQYPHLHNAELSKTLGKLWRLLSETEKRPFVEEAERLRVQHKKDHPDYKYQPRRRKSVKTGQSDSDSGAELGHHPGGVYKTDAGLGDAHHHGDHTGQTHGPPTPPTTPKTDLHHGGKQELKLEGRRLVDSGRQNIDFSNVDISELSSEVIGNMDTFDVHEFDQYLPLNGHSALPAEPGQPAAAGSYGSASYSHSGAAGMGASPVWAHKGAPSASASPTEAGPPRPHIKTEQLSPGHYGDQSHGSPGHTDYGSYSGQASVTTAAPAAAASSFTSSQCDYTDLQAPSYYGPFPGYPSGLYQYPYFHSPRRPYASPLLGGLSVPPAHSPPSNWEQPVYTTLTRP; encoded by the exons ATGGGGAGCCGGGCGGAGGGCGGAGCCTTGTGGCCGCCGCTTAAAGAAACTTGTTGCGGGTCGCCCCGCGGGGACCGATCtccggcggcagcggcggcggcaaaCGGGCTGGGGTCGGGCCACCGCACTGCAACCTCGGGTCCCAGAGCGGCTGCAGCGCAGCGGCCATCGACCCGGTGCTCCTCCCCGGTGCGCGCTTCTCCGCGCGCGGCCCCGATGCTGGACATGAGCGAGGCCCGCGCCCAGCCGCCCTGCAGCCCGTCTGGCACTGCCAGCTCGATGTCGCACGTGGAGGACTCGGACTCGGATGCGCCGCCCTCGCCCGCAGGTTCCGAGGGTCTGGGCCGCGCGGCGGGCGCGGGGGGCGGCGGCCGGGGCGACGCGGCCGAGGCGGCGGATGAGCGCTTCCCCGCCTGCATCCGCGACGCCGTGTCGCAGGTGCTCAAGGGCTACGACTGGAGCCTGGTGCCCATGCCCgtgcgcggcggcggcggcggcgcgctcAAGGCCAAGCCGCACGTGAAGCGGCCCATGAACGCCTTCATGGTGTGGGCGCAGGCGGCGCGCCGCAAGCTGGCAGATCAGTACCCGCACCTGCACAACGCCGAGCTCAGCAAGACGCTGGGCAAGCTGTGGCG CCTGCTGAGTGAGACTGAGAAGCGTCCCTTCGTGGAGGAGGCGGAGCGGCTGCGCGTCCAACACAAGAAGGACCACCCCGATTACAAGTACCAGCCGCGCCGCAGGAAGAGCGTGAAGACCGGCCAGAGCGACTCGGACTCGGGCGCCGAGCTGGGCCACCACCCTGGCGGCGTGTACAAGACCGACGCCGGCCTGGGGGATGCGCACCACCACGGTGACCACACAG GGCAGACCCACGGGCCGCCCACCCCGCCCACCACCCCCAAGACTGACCTGCACCACGGGGGCAAGCAGGAGCTGAAGCTGGAAGGCCGCCGCCTGGTGGACAGCGGGCGTCAGAACATCGACTTCAGCAACGTGGACATCTCCGAGCTGAGCAGCGAGGTCATCGGGAACATGGACACCTTCGATGTCCACGAGTTCGACCAGTACCTGCCCCTCAATGGCCACTCAGCCCTGCCCGCCGAGCCTGGCCAGCCCGCGGCGGCTGGCTCCTACGGGAGCGCGTCCTACTCGCACTCCGGGGCGGCCGGCATGGGGGCGTCCCCCGTGTGGGCTCACAAGGGCGCGCCGTCGGCCTCCGCGTCGCCCACCGAGGCGGGCCCCCCGCGGCCGCACATCAAGACGGAGCAGCTGAGCCCCGGGCACTACGGCGACCAGTCACACGGCTCCCCGGGCCACACCGACTATGGCTCCTACAGTGGGCAGGCCAGCGTCACCaccgccgcccccgccgcggcCGCCAGCTCCTTCACCAGCTCGCAGTGTGACTACACCGACCTGCAGGCGCCCAGCTACTACGGCCCGTTCCCCGGCTACCCGTCCGGCCTCTACCAGTACCCCTACTTCCACTCGCCCCGCCGGCCCTACGCCTCACCCCTGCTCGGGGGCCTGTCTGTGCCACCCGCCCACAGCCCCCCCAGTAACTGGGAGCAGCCCGTGTACACCACCCTGACCAGACCCTGA